The following nucleotide sequence is from uncultured Methanobrevibacter sp..
TGTCATAGTCAATATATGAGCTTCAGTCAAGTTTGCTGCAAAGACATTTTCATAGAATTGGGGAACATTCTGTTCTTGACCAAATTCCCTTATAGCCTTTGCCTCTTCAATTAAACCTTCCGGAAAACCTATATCCTCATTATCCCATGCCCAGGACCAGGTATCCTCATCAGGGTCCAAGAATCCAATCAATTGAATAGGAAATTCCTTTTCGCCAAACTTAACAATTCCTTTTTCAATATCTAATTCAGGTTCAACATCTCCAACAATGCTTGATAATATTTCCTGCTTTTCTAATGCCAAAGCACCATATTTAGAGAATAAATCTTGTAAATCATCATTTTCTTCAATTAAAAAAGAATTAACTTCCATTTCTTTCACCAATAAGAATTTAAAAAATAAAAAATAAAATAAAAAGGTCTAGAATGATAATTTAGAGATTCTAGACATAGCTTCTTTAGTGTTTTCTAAAGTATTGAATGCGGTTAATCTTAAGTAACCTTCACCGCTTGGACCGAATCCGGAACCAGGAGTGCCTACAATATTAGCCTCTTCCAAGAGTAAGTCGAAGAAATCCCAGGATTCCATGTTGTTAGGAGTCTTTACCCAAATGTAAGGGGAGTTTACTCCACCGTAAACATTCAATCCAATATCAGATAAGCTTTCGCGAATGATTTTAGCATTTTCCAAGTAATATTCAATGTTTGCCATGATTTCATTTTGTCCTTCTTCAGTGTAAACCGCTTCTGCAGCCTTTTGGACAGGATAGGAAACACCATTGAATTTAGTAGTTTGTCTTCTGTTCCATAATGCATTTACTGATTGCTCATTTCCTTCAGCATCCTTGATTTTGATATCCTTAGGAACAACTGTGTAAGCGCAACGGGTACCGGTGAATCCTGCAGTTTTTGAAAAGCTTCTGAATTCAATAGCAACCTCTTTTGCACCATCGATTTCATAGATTGTGTGAGGCACATCATCTTCTGTGATGAAAACTTCATATGCTGCATCAAATAAAATAAGAGCATCATTTTCCTTTGCATACTCTACAAACTTAGCCAATTGGTCTTTTGTTAAAGTGGTTCCAGTTGGGTTGTTTGGGAAACAGAGATAGATTAAATCAACTGGTTCTGTAGGAAGTTCTGGAACGAAGTCATTTTCTTCAGTGCAAGGAAGGTAAACGATATTCTCATACATTCCATCATCTTTGATGTTGCCTGATCTTCCTGCCATTACATTGGTGTCAACATATACAGGATAAACAGGGTCAGTTACTGCAATTACATTATCCAATGCAAAAATTTCCTGGATGTTACCGGTATCACATTTTGCACCATCGGAAATGAACACTTCATCAAGGTCTAAGTCCACTCCCCATTTATTAAAGTCATTTTTTACAATAGCTTCAGCTAAAAAGTCATATCCTTGTTCTGGACCGTAACCCATAAAGGTTTCACCATCTGCCATTTCATCAACAGCATCCTTGAAAGCCTTGATTACAGTAGGGACTAAAGGTTTTGTTACATCTCCAATACCCATTTTAATAACGTTTTTATCAGGATTTTCTTCCATGTATTTAGCTGCACGTCTATTTACTTCAACAAAAAGGTAACTATTTTGCAATAAAAGATAGTTTTCATTAATTTTAACCATGTTTTTACCTCAGACTAATTTAAAAATTTAAATAATTAAAATCATTAGTTAATAAAAATCTAAAACACCAAAATTACAATTAATATAATCCCACTTCGAATAACTAAAATCTCTAAAATTAACTTAATTAATAATTTCTAACTAGATTTCTAACTATTTAACACTTAATTATTTATTAAATATATTATTTAAAATTGTGTATTAAAAAGGTGAAAACTTGGAAAAATAATACAAATTTTTAAAAAGTTATGCCTCTGAAAAAAATATAAAACTAATGTATAAATAAAATAAAAAAGATATACATATAATACTATAAGATAATGTATGACTTACTCATATTGTTATACCAATATTGTTCATGAGAAACATGCATTATCCTATATTATGATTACATATTGTCCTATCCAATTTCATGCTTAGATCATAGGGCAAATCAAATATATTAAAACAAGATTAATTCGGTGAAAAAATGAAGGAAATAACAGCGATACTGCTTATTCTTATAGCACTTATTGGAATAATTTCCATAATAATTGTTAAGATATATTATAAGGATAAGGAAAAAGACAATGAAGAAGAAAGATTAGCGGAATTCATCAATAGTACAAAAGCGGACTATGACAATGAAAAACGTATAAGAACCAGAAAAGCACAAAGAAGAAACCGTGCTAACTTAAGTGAAGCTCAATTATATGCAAACACTATTGATGACGTTGAAAATGGAGATGTAGGTGGAACAACTGCTTTATTGAGACAAAGAGCAAAAGCTATGGATGAAGCTCCTCAAAAACAAGCTAGAAAAGTTAGAAGAGCTCAACCTGTTCCTAAAAAGGTTCCTAGAACCACTGAAAGAGTAAAAACCCAAATGGGTAAGGAAGAAGAGGTTAAATCTTTCCAGGAACCTATTAAACCAGAACATACTGCAACCATTAACAGTGCAAGACAAGGAGAAAAACAGCCTGAAGCTCGTCAAGTGCCAATGACTGAAAAGCAAAAGGAATTCATCTCTGGTGAAACTAATAAGTTAGTCGTTGAAGAAGGCGAAGGAAATGTAAAGGTAGTCAAGTCTGTTAAACCTGCTGAAACCATTGAAGAAATTAAGGAATCTGCAAAGATTGAAGAGGAAGCTCAAGCAGAAGAGGCTGTTGAAGCTGAAGCAGAAGCAAAAGATGAAATCGTTCAAAAAGCTGAAGCAGACACTGCTGATTTAATCAAGAAGATTGAAAAAGCTAAAGAAGATGTTGAAGAGAAATTAGCAGATATCTCCGCTGAAGACATTGAAGCAGTTAAAGAGAAAATGGCTAAAGAGGAAGAGGAAGCTGAAACTCCAGATATTGGAACCACTATTGAAAAGATCAAACAAGCATCTGAAGCTAAGGAAGAAGCAAAAGCAGAACCCGAAGCTAAAGTGGAAGAAGTCAAAACTGAAGTTGTCGAAGCTCCTAAAGCTGAAGAAACTTCCCAAACTGCAGAAGATTCCTATCATGATGATTTACATATCCTCTTAAATAAGGAAAAGCCAGTTGAAGTTGATGAAAGTCCTGAAAATGACTTTGTTACTATCAATTCAGGAAATGAAGAAAAACTCTCTACAGGAAATGAATTGATTAACAGTGCAATCAAATCCATCAGAAACTTCAGAAAAGCTAATACTCCACAACAGCCAACTGTAGTGGAAACTAAAGTTGATATCGTTCCTGATGATTATGCTCAAGACTTGGGAGATGGAATTGAATACATTGGAGATACAATTACAATCACTCCTATCCATGAAGAGGAAAGAGACTTGGCAAAAACTCAACCTAACGAAGATGTGGACAAGATCTATAAGGAAATCAATAAGGAATCCTACAATAAGACTGACGATGAGGAATTGTCTGATTCCTTCGAAGACGTAACTGATGAAACATCTGAAAAAGATGCAAATGTCTACACTAAAGAGGACTATAAAAAGATAGAAGCTAAGGAGAAAGAGAAAGTACGCAGAGCAGAAAACACTAAAAAGATTTTAGGATCAAAAGGAATTAGCGAAGAAGAGCTCCGCAAAAGGTCTGAAGCTAAAGCTAAATCCAAACGTACAAGAAGAGCTGCTCCTGCTGAAGAGCCTGTAGAAGAAGGTCAAAAGAGATTGATGATGCATAAGGCTAAAACCGATGTTGAAGAAGTATACATCAATGGAACCTTATTTGAATTAAAAGTAGGTCAAATTGTAATCTTTGACATCAATGGCGAAAGCTATTCAAGTCAAATCTTAAGACTTAAGCCAGGCTACATTGGAGTAAGATACAGATCTAAAAAGATTTGGGTCAAATCCAATACAGTTAAAAAGATTTTAAAATAATTAAATAGTTTAAATAGCTTTAATTCTATTTTAACTATTTTAATTTATTATTTTAAAAATTAAAATTAAATTTTATAATTTTTATAAAAAAATAAATTTATTTATTAAAAAAAGCCGAATTAATCTTAAATAAATTTATTCTCTTCTTTTCTTTTTTATTATTTTAACTATTTTAATCATTTCTAATTTTTTTCCTTTTTTATAAAAATTAGTTCTAATTTTAACGAACAGAATAAAAATCTAAAAAAATTTATGCTCTATTTATGAGCATAATAGAAAATCAATTCATCATCTTTTATCTCATCAAGTCTTGCAAATCCGAATCTTTCAAATTGGACAATGTCTCCAACTTTCAAGTCATTGCAGTCGATTTCACAAAGACCTTCAGTTACAGATGCATCATCCATTACAACTTTAGCTTTAATTGCATCAGTTGGAACCCATTGAATGATTCTTGCTTTAGCATCTCTTGCATCTTCAAAGGATTTGCTGTGGAATGATGCATTTCCATCCTTGATTTCAACATTCACTGCATCCATCA
It contains:
- a CDS encoding DUF6882 domain-containing protein — encoded protein: MEVNSFLIEENDDLQDLFSKYGALALEKQEILSSIVGDVEPELDIEKGIVKFGEKEFPIQLIGFLDPDEDTWSWAWDNEDIGFPEGLIEEAKAIREFGQEQNVPQFYENVFAANLTEAHILTMTVSSLFSNDAYCAVNYGGFVFFVTIESDEIEISDDIDVFANVINDFHRKFEVNHLKALRGYALNKGYEYKYRDEFCIVKVGDDTIVVTLTERKNIYTIKIIRA
- a CDS encoding LL-diaminopimelate aminotransferase, yielding MVKINENYLLLQNSYLFVEVNRRAAKYMEENPDKNVIKMGIGDVTKPLVPTVIKAFKDAVDEMADGETFMGYGPEQGYDFLAEAIVKNDFNKWGVDLDLDEVFISDGAKCDTGNIQEIFALDNVIAVTDPVYPVYVDTNVMAGRSGNIKDDGMYENIVYLPCTEENDFVPELPTEPVDLIYLCFPNNPTGTTLTKDQLAKFVEYAKENDALILFDAAYEVFITEDDVPHTIYEIDGAKEVAIEFRSFSKTAGFTGTRCAYTVVPKDIKIKDAEGNEQSVNALWNRRQTTKFNGVSYPVQKAAEAVYTEEGQNEIMANIEYYLENAKIIRESLSDIGLNVYGGVNSPYIWVKTPNNMESWDFFDLLLEEANIVGTPGSGFGPSGEGYLRLTAFNTLENTKEAMSRISKLSF